The Peptostreptococcaceae bacterium genome includes the window GTTGAAATTCCTTTTGATTTCGAAAGGCGTATCAAGTCTCCGGAGCATTCCCTCACTTGGCTTACACTACCAGGAGCAGAGGTTATTTCAGGATTGTAAACAGTCTGTATTGAATCGATTATCAGAATATCCGGTTTTTCCTTTTTCACTTGGGCCTTTATGACTTCGATGTTGTTTTCCGAAAGAATCTTAAGATTGGCATCCTCTCCCACCCCTATCCTTTGCGCTCGCATCTTTATTTGCCTAAACGATTCCTCTCCCGAAACATACAGTATGTCGTTACCCTTAAGGAGGGTTTCTGTTCCGGCTATTTGAAGGAGAAGCGTCGACTTGCCTATCCCAGGGCTGCCTCCCACCAAGACCACGGAACCCCTCACTATTCCGCTTCCCAAAACCCTGTCAAGTTCACCTATTCCGGTTTTAATACGCTCTTCGCGTTCCATGTTTATTTCCGAAAGCCTCATCGGACTGCCGCTTTTTTCATCATCCATGCTATAGAATTTGCTTTTAGCAGCTTTTATTTCAAACTCCTCAACAAAGCTCTGCCAATTACCGCATTCGGGACATCTGCCCATCCATTTTACGGATACATATCCGCATTCCTGACATACATACTTGGTGTTTTTACCGGCCAATGGTATTCCTCCATTACTGCATTATTTGTTTGAATCTTTTTATGGCAATAGTCAAAATCAAGGCCGTCAAGCCTACCATGCTAAGTATTTCTTGATAAAGACCTCTAATTCCTGCACCCTTGAGCATTATGCTTCTCGAAATTTCAAGAAAATATGTGAGCGGTATGACTCTGCTTATCACCTTTATGAACATTGGCATCGCTTCGAGAGGAAATACAAAACCAGATAGAAGCACGCTTGGCAGAATTATGATTATTGTCATCTGCATTGCCGCCAATTGGGAGTCCGCCAGCGTTGAAATTAGCATCCCGATAGAAAGCGAGCAAATAACAAAACCCAGACCCGCGGCAATCATAAGCAGAAGGCTCCCTTCCACCGCAACTCCAAACCACAATACCCCTATGCCCATGGCTACGATAAAATCGATGAAGCCTATTATGATGTATGGAACCATTTTACCAAAGATAAGCTACGACGACTTTAGAGGGGCTATTGCCAAAAGCTCAATTGTTCCCCTTTCCTTTTCCCTGACTATCGAAAAGGCAGTAAGCATTACGGTAATGTCCAATTCAGGAAGCTTTTTTTTCTGCATAACCGTCAAGAATACGCCCCCCATGAAAATATCCCGATTTTTATAAACCGAGGGATTGCTATAATTATCCATGTGTCCATTTTATTTATTTTTACAATTATTCTTTATACCGCCAATGTAATTTTTCCTTCTTTCAAGTCCACCATAACATGGCCTCCCGAAACAACCGTCCCTTTTAATATTTCCTCGGACAGCTTGTCTTCAACCTCCTTGGCGATTACCCTTTGAAGCGGCCTCGCTCCGTATTCCTTATCGAAACCTTTTTCAGCAAGAAAGCTCTTTGCATCGCTTGAAATATCTATGAAAATTTCCATCGTTTCAAGCCTTGCAGACAAGTCCTTTAGCATTAGTTCAACTATTTTTTCTATATGCCCTTCGTTCAATTGGTGAAACACTATTATCTCATCTATTCTATTCAGGAATTCCGGCCTGAAGCGTTTCTTGAGCTCGGTTTTTACCTTGTCCTTCATGTTTTCATATTCGTTTTCTCCACCCGCTACAAATCCAAGTGTAGTCTGCTTCTTAATGCTTCTAGCTCCTACATTGGATGTCATTATTATGACCGTATTCTTGAAATCCACAGTACGCCCCTTGCTGTCAGTCATGCGGCCTTCATCTAGCAACTGCAAAAGCAGATTGAATACATCGGGATGCGCTTTTTCAATTTCATCAAACAATATTACCGAGTACGGCTTTCTTCTTATTTTTTCGGTCAATTGTCCGCCATCGTCAAATCCAACATATCCCGGAGGCGAACCAATCATTTTTGATATTGAATGTTTTTCCATGTATTCGCTCATATCCACGCGAATAATGGATTCATCATCTCCGAACAATGCCTCCGACAAAGCCTTTGATAGCTCGGTCTTTCCCACACCGGTCGGCCCCAAAAAAATGAATGATCCTACTGGTCTATTGGGGCTCTTAAGGCCTACCCTAGCACGTCTTACAGCTTTCGAAACGGCTTCTATCGCTTCTTGCTGCCCTATGACCTTTTTGTGCAGAATATTCTCCAGATTAAGGAGTTTTTGCGATTCCTCCTCCGCCAATTTAGTCACCGGAATACCGGTCCAACTCGATACAATTCTTGAAATATCATCTCTGTCAATCTCGGCTTTTTTCTTGTTGTTGCCTGAAAGCTTTTTATCCTCTTCCAGTTTTTCTTTTAGTATTTTTTCCCTATCTCTTATTTTAGCTGCTTCCTCGAAATTCTGCGTACTTACAGCCTCCTCTTTTTCCTTCTTCAGCGTTTCCAATTCTTTTTCCATGTTTTCAATCTCCGGCGAACGGGTAGTCAAACCTATTCTTAGCTTGGAAGCAGCCTCGTCAATTAGGTCTACAGCCTTATCCGGCAAATATCTGTCCGAGATGTATCTGTCTGACAATTCAGCCGCTGCTTGAATGGCTGAATCAGTTATCTTAACTCCATGATGGACCTCATATTTGTCTCTTAGCCCTTTCAAAATCAATATTGTGTCCTCGACCGATGGCTCCTCAACAACAATAGGCTGAAATCTTCTTTCAAGCGCCATATCTTTCTCTATATACTTCTTGTATTCGTCTATAGTTGTGGCACCTATGGCCTGCAGTTCTCCTTTTGATAATGCCGGCTTCAATATATTGGATGCATTTATTGCTCCCTCAGCGCCTCCAGCACCTACTATGGTATGCAGTTCATCAATAAAAAGAATTATATTCTTCTTTTTGTTGATTTCCTCCACAACCTTCGTAAGGCGCTCCTCAAACTCGCCTCTATATTTTGCACCAGCCACCATGAGTCCCATGTCCAAAGCTATTATCTTCTTGTCCTTCAGGGTTTCCGAAATATTTCCGTCCGCTATCTTTTGAGCAAGGCCCTCGGCTATTGCCGTTTTCCCTACACCCGGCTCTCCTATCAGTACAGGATTATTTTTTGTCCTCCTGCTTAAAATCTGTATTACTCTTTCTATTTCCTTGGCCCTTCCTACAACCGGATCGAGCTTACCGAGTCTCGCCTGCTCAGTCAAGTCCTTTCCGTATTTATCAAGCATCGGAGTATCGCTTTTTTTCTTGTCCTCATCGGCTTGCATAGCTCCCTGTTTTTCGCCCATCATATATTTGCCCATTTGCTTTAATATCATTTCCTGGGAAATTCCCATGCTTATCAAAAATTTGTTTGCAATGCATTCTTTTTCATTAGTAATAGATATTAGAATATGTTCGGTTCCCACATAGTTTTGTTTAAGCCGCCTGGCCTCAATTATGCTGTTCTCGAAAATACGTTTTGTGCGGGGTGTGAATCCCATTATTTCAACGGGCTTGTCCCCCATTCCTATATATGTTTTTATCATATTCCGAATGTCCTCAGCCCGAACTCCCAGAGCCACAAGAACCTTGTAGGCCATACCGTCTTTTTCGCTCATCAATCCCAGAAGCATATGCTCAGTCCCCACATAGTTGTGACGCAAAAAAGATGCTTCAGCCTTAGAAGATTCAATGCTTTTTTTTGCCTTTTCCGTAAAATTTTCAAACAATGATGCCATATTCAATCACCTCCGTTTTATTTAAAGAATTCTCGTACTTTCATAGCTATTTCCTTTGCAGACTCAGCGGCATCATTATTTTCAATGCTTTGAAGCTCTTTAGTGAGTGTATCCAAGTCGTCCATTTCCACATTCTTAACAATCTCAATATCCACTCCCAGACGTATAAGGGAAAGCAACTTCATGCCCTCGATACGACTCATCAATCTTGCATTCGAAAGTATTCCCATGGCCCTGAATATTCTGTCTTCCGTTCTTGTCTTTTGCTTTGTCACCAGGTACTCTCTAGCTTGGCGCTCCTTTGCCATTACATGCATTGTTATTTTCTCCAAGTCGCCAATAATATCCGCTTCAGTTCTCCCTATTGTCACCTGGTTTGATATTTGATATATGTCGCCTTCGGTGGAAGTTCCTTCGCCATAGAGTCCCCTAACCGTAAGGCCTATCGTATTTGTTATATCAAACACGCGCTTGATGTATTTGGTAAATGCCAAAGCCGGCAAATGAAGCATCACCGATGCTCTCATACCTGTGCCTATATTGGATGGACACGCCGTCAAATAGCCGTAATGCCTGTCGAAGGCATAGCTTACACTCTCCTCCATCAAATCATCTACGGTATCCGCTTCCTGCCAAGCGTTGCCTAGGTCGAATCCCGGAAGCACGGTTTGAATCCTTAAATGATCCTCCTCGTTTACGAGAATTGAAACGGTCTTGTCCCCGCTTATAAGAATTCCTCCATTTTTAGGATTTTTTATCAAATCAATGCTCATAAGATGATTAGCAAGCAAATCAGCCTTTTCATCTTTGTTCATTTCAGATACAAATTTAAATTCAAAGCCATATTTTTCGAGCCCGCCCTTTTCGAGAGCGGCCCTTCTTATCAATCCCGCAACCTCCAAGCCCGCTATTTCATCCATTTTCCATGGATAAGACTTTTCGCTTATGTTTCTAGCAAGCCTTATCCTGCTCGACAACGCAATATTGTCGAAATTGTTTTTGTTTATATCTTGGTTTTCCATTTTCCACCTCTATTCGCCGGCATTATTCTCCAGGTTCTTTATTTCATCCCGAAGCTCAGCCGCCCTTTCGAAATTCTCATTTTTGACCGCCTCATCCATTTTTGCTTTGTATTGATCCAGTTTTATCTCCACGGAATGCTTCTCTTCATACCTTTTGGGAATTTTCCCTATGTGTACATCATTTCTATGCATTCTATTTATAATCGGCAAAACCCTTTCATTAAAACATTCATAGCACGCAGGACATCCCATGCGCCCTGTCTCCTTAAACTCATGGAAACTCATTCCGCATTTTGGGCATATCATTTCTTTTAAAGCTTTTGATGTCCCCGCATCGTCATTAATGAGTTCAATTATACCCTTCATCATGCTGTTTGAAGGAATCTTCCCCTTAAATATGAACCCGAATTTTTCTTTGGCGCATTTCTCACATAAATGCATCTCCTGTTTCACCCCATTCTCCATGCGGATTATATGAACTATTGCCTTGGCTTTGCATATTTCACATTCCATGCGTCACGCCTCCCTTTTCATGAGAACAGCCATCATACTCTTGATTATTTCAGCTCTGACCCGATTTCTATTCTCACCCGCAAAGGTCAATGTCCTGTCCTTCAAAGCAGCCTTCATTATTTCGGCTTCACGCCGCTTTACTAGTTTTTGCTCCAAAAGAGTGTCTATGAGAGCATCCGCCTTCATCTTGCTTATCCCATTTCCTACCGCAAGGAGTATGTTGGATACGAAATCTTCCTCATTATATTTGATTCTGATAATCCGTATGTTTCCTCCCCCGCCTCTTCTGCTTTCGATTATATATCCTCTTTCCAAAGGGAATCTCGTAGTCAATACATAATTTATTTGGGACGGAGCACACTCAAAATAATTTGCCAGTTCATTCCTCTGTATCTCAATGTCCCGGCTTCCCGAATCTTTTAGCATATCCTTTATAAAAACCTCAATCAAGTCGCTTAGTCTGGCCACAAAACCACCTCTTTCTTCTTTGACTTTCTTTGACTTTCTTTGACTTTGATTATATCATAAATTTTTGCATATAAACAGAGCAAAATCCTAAGGATTTTGCTCTGTTTATTATTCCATATTGTTTTGCGCTGCCTTTATTCTTCTTCTCTTTTCGCCTCTTCTATGATTTTATCCGCCAAGTTTTTGGGGACTTCATCATATCTCTCAAATTCCATTGAAAATTCGCCTTTTGCCTGCGTCATGGATTTAAGGTCGATGGCATACTTAAACATTTCCGACATAGGGGCTTCAGCTTTTACGCCCTGCTCTCCCTTTCCGGCAACTTCCATGCCCAGAATTCTTCCTCGCCTCTTGTTCATGTCCCCCATGATGTCTCCAAGATATTCCTCCGGTATTGTGATGTCAACCTTCATTACAG containing:
- a CDS encoding ABC transporter permease; protein product: MVPYIIIGFIDFIVAMGIGVLWFGVAVEGSLLLMIAAGLGFVICSLSIGMLISTLADSQLAAMQMTIIIILPSVLLSGFVFPLEAMPMFIKVISRVIPLTYFLEISRSIMLKGAGIRGLYQEILSMVGLTALILTIAIKRFKQIMQ
- a CDS encoding ATP-dependent Clp protease ATP-binding subunit is translated as MFENFTEKAKKSIESSKAEASFLRHNYVGTEHMLLGLMSEKDGMAYKVLVALGVRAEDIRNMIKTYIGMGDKPVEIMGFTPRTKRIFENSIIEARRLKQNYVGTEHILISITNEKECIANKFLISMGISQEMILKQMGKYMMGEKQGAMQADEDKKKSDTPMLDKYGKDLTEQARLGKLDPVVGRAKEIERVIQILSRRTKNNPVLIGEPGVGKTAIAEGLAQKIADGNISETLKDKKIIALDMGLMVAGAKYRGEFEERLTKVVEEINKKKNIILFIDELHTIVGAGGAEGAINASNILKPALSKGELQAIGATTIDEYKKYIEKDMALERRFQPIVVEEPSVEDTILILKGLRDKYEVHHGVKITDSAIQAAAELSDRYISDRYLPDKAVDLIDEAASKLRIGLTTRSPEIENMEKELETLKKEKEEAVSTQNFEEAAKIRDREKILKEKLEEDKKLSGNNKKKAEIDRDDISRIVSSWTGIPVTKLAEEESQKLLNLENILHKKVIGQQEAIEAVSKAVRRARVGLKSPNRPVGSFIFLGPTGVGKTELSKALSEALFGDDESIIRVDMSEYMEKHSISKMIGSPPGYVGFDDGGQLTEKIRRKPYSVILFDEIEKAHPDVFNLLLQLLDEGRMTDSKGRTVDFKNTVIIMTSNVGARSIKKQTTLGFVAGGENEYENMKDKVKTELKKRFRPEFLNRIDEIIVFHQLNEGHIEKIVELMLKDLSARLETMEIFIDISSDAKSFLAEKGFDKEYGARPLQRVIAKEVEDKLSEEILKGTVVSGGHVMVDLKEGKITLAV
- a CDS encoding protein arginine kinase; the protein is MENQDINKNNFDNIALSSRIRLARNISEKSYPWKMDEIAGLEVAGLIRRAALEKGGLEKYGFEFKFVSEMNKDEKADLLANHLMSIDLIKNPKNGGILISGDKTVSILVNEEDHLRIQTVLPGFDLGNAWQEADTVDDLMEESVSYAFDRHYGYLTACPSNIGTGMRASVMLHLPALAFTKYIKRVFDITNTIGLTVRGLYGEGTSTEGDIYQISNQVTIGRTEADIIGDLEKITMHVMAKERQAREYLVTKQKTRTEDRIFRAMGILSNARLMSRIEGMKLLSLIRLGVDIEIVKNVEMDDLDTLTKELQSIENNDAAESAKEIAMKVREFFK
- a CDS encoding UvrB/UvrC motif-containing protein; amino-acid sequence: MECEICKAKAIVHIIRMENGVKQEMHLCEKCAKEKFGFIFKGKIPSNSMMKGIIELINDDAGTSKALKEMICPKCGMSFHEFKETGRMGCPACYECFNERVLPIINRMHRNDVHIGKIPKRYEEKHSVEIKLDQYKAKMDEAVKNENFERAAELRDEIKNLENNAGE
- a CDS encoding CtsR family transcriptional regulator, with protein sequence MARLSDLIEVFIKDMLKDSGSRDIEIQRNELANYFECAPSQINYVLTTRFPLERGYIIESRRGGGGNIRIIRIKYNEEDFVSNILLAVGNGISKMKADALIDTLLEQKLVKRREAEIMKAALKDRTLTFAGENRNRVRAEIIKSMMAVLMKREA